ATACCAAGCATTACAAAAAGTTGTTTCATTCAATTTTAATTTCACCGATTTTAGGGACAATTTGAATAAGGATCCGCTGATTCCTGCTTTCTTCTCCAGGTGCATACCGGCCAATACCCCCGGTACCGGAACCTGCCACCTGCACTTCACAAACATTTGGATCAGGCACAATATTCCTGCTTTGCCACAACTTCAATACCGCCCAGGCACGCTTATAGCTCAGGGGAAAGTTATCACTGTAATTATCATTGGAGGCCATCCCCTCTATAATCACCACATACTTAATGTCCTGACCCGCATATTTCACAGCAAGGTCTTTGATCAGTTTACTGATAGACGTTCCTACTTTCGAAAGATAGACTTCATCTGCCGGTTTTAAAATATCCTTCCCCCTGTCAAACTCAATATTCTGCACCAGGGAAAATCGTTTGTACACGGAATCATAAGCAAAATACTCCCTGGGTAACTCTGTCACTGCCGCCTGGATCTCTTTGATCTTCTTTAATTGTTCTTCTGTAGCCCGCTGCTGATACGTGAGTTTCAAAAATGTCAACACATACAATACCAGCATAATAAAAAACAGACTGGTCATCAGATCTGTAAAACTAGGCCAGAAAAACCCTGCTCCTTTTCCCTTCATAACTTAAGATTTTCCGGATCCAAAAAGCTTCTTAATAGAATGGATCACGCCCTTCTCACTATTCTTCTGGATCTGCTCAAGCACCACCAGGGTCTTCGCCATGTTCTTATTCATATCATCCAATGCCTGTTTCAGGCGCTCACCCTGCGATGCAGAACTGTTTTTAAACAGGATCACATCGGACTTCAGTGTCTGCAAATGCTCGAGGTTCCCCAGGTTCGTCCTACTTGCAGACATCGCAGATTTCAATACTTCCGTTTCATCGACAGTGAATTGCTTCACTGCATCACTGGATTTAATGATATGCTGCTTCAACTCCTGGAAGGTGTCTGTAATATGATAACTTACATCTGCCACTGCATTCGCAGCAAATTCCTTTTGCTGTTCCAGTTTATTGAAATGTTCAGACAGGAAATCCAGTAATTGCTGACTTTGATGTAATCGATTATCAATCGTATCTGCGATCACTTTAAAATCACCTGTTCTTGCAAGCAATTCATTCGTCTTGCCCACCATCTGTTGTGAGTTATCCACAAACTGATTGACATTCGTAAGGTACTGGTTGAATTTCTCAAACTGCTCTACCGAAAGGGTCAGCTGTTTCAATACATGAATATTGAACTTTGCCATATCAGCTACCTTGCCGTCATCCAGCATCTGCAAGAGTTCTTTCTGCTCCTGGATCGCCAGCCG
This window of the Chitinophaga sancti genome carries:
- a CDS encoding OmpA family protein — translated: MKGKGAGFFWPSFTDLMTSLFFIMLVLYVLTFLKLTYQQRATEEQLKKIKEIQAAVTELPREYFAYDSVYKRFSLVQNIEFDRGKDILKPADEVYLSKVGTSISKLIKDLAVKYAGQDIKYVVIIEGMASNDNYSDNFPLSYKRAWAVLKLWQSRNIVPDPNVCEVQVAGSGTGGIGRYAPGEESRNQRILIQIVPKIGEIKIE